A single Brevundimonas sp. SL130 DNA region contains:
- a CDS encoding DUF885 domain-containing protein → MIDRRRLLLSAAAGAGLAAANGQAFALTASAGDAGQAKTALAAYMDQAFEQTLDLSPEAVTAFGLDNGARAAAKSQLTASTLENEEKFRAFTKAQRAALTALDRASMDAQDGIYYDTIADNLDGVIATFAIPYGQGGWPNPYRVSQQGGAYQSTPDFLANQHTIQTAADADAYVARVAAFAEVLSAETERLREDYGLGVIPPDFILAKAIAQQEGILATDVAASPMVASVVDRTQAKGLTGDWGAQVEALLNQKVYPALAAQNALLKAALPRAGHEASVRRLPQGQQYYANSLRFITTTRLTADEIHRTGRAQMAELSARADALLQAQGLTQGTVAERIRALGQDPKYVYPNTDAGKAELIEKLNDQMADMQARLPGAFGRLPKASVQIKRVPPEVEAGAPMGYYNSPSLDGTRPGIYWINLKDTAEWPSWTLPTLTYHEAAPGHHLQISLQQESAAAPKLMNLLGFSSYVEGWGLYAEQLADELGAYENDPVGQIGYIQSLMFRSARLVVDTGIHSKGWSREQGIQYMMEAYGDQEGAAVSEVERYCGWPGQACAYKVGHNEWVRLREKAKTSLGDKFDLKGFHDTALAAGGVPLSVLERIVDGWIATQG, encoded by the coding sequence ATGATCGACCGTCGCCGCCTTCTTCTGTCCGCCGCCGCAGGCGCGGGCCTCGCCGCCGCCAATGGACAGGCGTTTGCGTTGACCGCCTCAGCCGGAGACGCCGGTCAGGCCAAGACGGCTTTGGCCGCCTACATGGATCAGGCCTTCGAACAGACGCTGGATCTCAGCCCTGAGGCCGTGACCGCCTTTGGCCTGGACAATGGCGCGCGCGCCGCCGCCAAGTCCCAGCTGACCGCTTCGACCCTGGAGAACGAGGAGAAGTTCCGCGCCTTCACCAAGGCCCAGCGCGCCGCCCTGACCGCCCTGGACCGCGCGTCGATGGATGCCCAGGACGGCATCTATTACGACACCATCGCCGACAATCTGGACGGGGTGATCGCCACCTTCGCCATACCCTATGGCCAGGGCGGATGGCCCAATCCCTATCGGGTCAGCCAGCAGGGCGGGGCCTATCAGTCGACGCCCGACTTCCTGGCCAATCAGCACACGATCCAGACCGCCGCCGACGCCGACGCCTATGTGGCGCGCGTCGCCGCCTTCGCCGAGGTGCTGAGCGCCGAGACCGAGCGGCTGCGCGAGGACTATGGCCTGGGCGTGATCCCGCCGGACTTCATCCTGGCCAAGGCTATCGCTCAGCAGGAGGGCATACTGGCCACCGACGTCGCCGCCTCGCCCATGGTGGCCTCGGTGGTGGACCGGACGCAGGCCAAGGGCCTGACGGGAGATTGGGGCGCCCAGGTCGAGGCCTTGCTGAACCAGAAGGTCTATCCCGCCCTGGCGGCCCAGAACGCCCTGCTAAAGGCGGCCCTGCCGCGCGCGGGACATGAGGCCTCGGTCCGTCGCCTGCCGCAGGGCCAGCAGTATTACGCCAACAGCCTGCGCTTCATCACCACCACCCGGCTGACGGCCGACGAGATCCACCGCACCGGCCGCGCCCAGATGGCCGAGCTGTCCGCCCGCGCTGATGCGCTGCTGCAAGCCCAGGGCCTGACCCAGGGGACGGTGGCGGAGCGGATCCGCGCTCTGGGTCAGGATCCGAAATACGTCTATCCCAACACAGACGCGGGCAAGGCCGAACTGATCGAGAAGCTGAACGATCAGATGGCCGATATGCAGGCCCGTCTGCCCGGCGCCTTCGGCCGCCTGCCCAAGGCTTCCGTCCAGATCAAGCGCGTGCCGCCCGAGGTCGAGGCCGGCGCGCCGATGGGCTACTATAACTCGCCCAGCCTGGATGGGACGCGGCCGGGCATCTACTGGATCAATCTGAAGGACACGGCGGAATGGCCGTCCTGGACCCTGCCGACCCTGACCTATCACGAGGCGGCGCCAGGCCACCATCTGCAGATCAGCCTGCAGCAGGAGAGCGCGGCGGCGCCCAAGCTGATGAACCTGCTGGGCTTCTCCAGCTATGTCGAAGGCTGGGGCCTGTATGCCGAACAGCTGGCCGACGAACTGGGCGCCTATGAGAACGATCCGGTGGGTCAGATCGGCTATATCCAGTCGCTGATGTTCCGCTCCGCCCGTCTGGTGGTGGACACCGGCATCCATTCCAAGGGCTGGAGCCGCGAACAGGGCATCCAGTACATGATGGAGGCCTATGGCGATCAGGAAGGGGCCGCCGTGTCCGAGGTCGAGCGCTATTGCGGCTGGCCGGGTCAGGCCTGCGCCTACAAGGTCGGTCACAACGAATGGGTCCGGCTGCGCGAAAAGGCCAAGACGAGCCTGGGCGACAAGTTCGACCTGAAGGGCTTCCACGACACGGCCCTGGCCGCCGGCGGGGTGCCCCTGTCGGTGCTGGAGCGGATCGTGGACGGCTGGATCGCGACCCAGGGCTAG